The Maylandia zebra isolate NMK-2024a linkage group LG4, Mzebra_GT3a, whole genome shotgun sequence genome includes a window with the following:
- the hoxb4a gene encoding homeobox protein Hox-B4a — protein sequence MAMSSYLINSNYVDPKFPPCEEYSQSDYLPSHSPDYYSSQREEPAPFQPDSLYHHHQHHPHQNHSQQQRAEPPYTQCQRGSQTASVVMSPRGHVVAPTGLQTTPLPEQSHRCDSVTPSPPPPPSCGQTPHSQSSSSPTSTRKDPVVYPWMKKVHVNIVSSNYTGGEPKRSRTAYTRQQVLELEKEFHYNRYLTRRRRVEIAHTLCLSERQIKIWFQNRRMKWKKDHKMPNTKVRSGTGSNNTNSQALAGSQSRSSGPL from the exons ATGGCCATGAGCTCCTATTTGATCAACTCCAACTATGTGGACCCCAAGTTTCCACCTTGCGAGGAATACTCACAGAGTGACTATTTGCCCAGTCACTCTCCGGATTATTACAGCTCCCAGAGAGAGGAGCCTGCTCCCTTCCAGCCGGACTCTCTTTACCACCACCATCAGCACCACCCGCACCAGAACCACAGCCAGCAGCAGCGAGCCGAGCCTCCATACACACAGTGCCAGCGTGGATCGCAGACCGCTTCGGTGGTGATGTCCCCACGAGGTCATGTCGTCGCCCCGACCGGACTGCAGACCACTCCACTCCCGGAGCAGAGCCACCGCTGTGATTCCGTGACACCGAGCCCGCCTCCACCTCCGTCTTGCGGTCAAACACCCCACAGCCAAAGCAGTTCTTCCCCAACAAGCACTCGTAAGGACCCCGTAGTGTACCCGTGGATGAAGAAAGTTCATGTAAACATCG TAAGTTCAAACTACACTGGGGGTGAGCCGAAGCGCTCGCGAACGGCCTACACGCGCCAGCAGGTTCTAGAGCTCGAGAAGGAGTTCCACTACAACCGGTACTTGACGCGCAGGCGCAGGGTGGAGATTGCGCATACGCTGTGTCTGTCGGAACGGCAGATCAAAATCTGGTTCCAGAACCGGAGGATGAAATGGAAAAAGGACCACAAGATGCCCAACACCAAGGTCCGCTCTGGAACAGGCAGCAACAATACAAACTCCCAGGCTCTAGCCGGATCCCAGAGCCGTTCTTCCGGACCACTATAG